CTACTATAAAATAGCGCATTAGTAATTCTCCTTTTGAATATTTTTTGTAGGAATTTGCACTACAAAGCAAGTCGACGTATCACTTGTTACGTGAATATTTCCTTGAAGATTTTCAACAATTGTTTTTGTATGGGAAAGACCGATTCCTGTAGAACCTTGGCCCTGTTCATTAAACTTGGATGTATAGCCTGCATCAAAAATGATCGGAATGAGCGCTGCTTCAATACCAACTCCATTATCTTCTACAATAAAAGAAGTCATATCCTGGTCGACTACAACATTCAGCGTAATATATCCGCTTTCTTCAATTGCCTCCACAGCATTTGCCATTAAATTATTCAATATAGCAAATAGTGCAATATGGTCTTTTGTTTGAAAATCATCTGGGCAAATCAGTGTAAAGGAAATCGATTTGTTTAAATAGGTGGCATAATTTTCATTTGCTTCCACAATAAAACTTAGTAAATCAGACAACAGAAAATTTGACGGGTAGTTTCTCGTCGTAATTTTAGAGAGCCCGGCATGAATACGCTCATTGTCTTTTTTTACTTCATGGATTTCCTGGGCAATATGTAAAGCTTCAGAAGCTAGCTGCAATTCGTTTGATTTCAGCTTTTTGTAAAGCTGGTAACTGTTTGCTGTAAGCTGCTCAATTTGGTGCATCGTTTTTTGAAGATACAATGCTTCTACATATAACTCCGAATGAATCGTCATGAGCTGTTTCAGCTGTTTTTTCTGTTCTGACATCGTAATCATGCTGTAAATGCCTACAACAAAATAGCTGCGTAACAATCCAACGAGGATGAACAGTAAAAAAGAAGTAAACGTTTCCTGATCAGAAACAAGTAGAATGTCCGTTAAAACGTGTTCAATCGTGTTCGATATTACTTCAAATGCTGTTGCCAATAAACCGAGCACAAGCGGTTGTTTTTTTAACTCGTCCAGCGGAATTAGTTTGAAGCATAGTGCAAAAACTATATAAAAAGCACCGGCCGGCAAATGTTCAAAGATATGAGTAAGGAAGCTTTGTCCATAAATAAAAATATCCAGTAATGAACGACCGAAAATGACGATTAGTGCAGTCAATAAACCAGTAGATACAATCGGTAATGGACGAATCAGTAAAGCGAAAAAGAAAATAATGCTCCCTAAACCGAAACGAAAAGGTCCTTCTTCAAAAGGAATTATTTTAATTTCGCCACCAATAGCAGTCAATAAACCGACGAGTAGCATAAATAAGAATAATTTAGTTGTTTTAATATATGGCTGAGTCGATTCCAATTTTGATATACCGCCCTTTACATATATGACATAGTAATTAATTGTACAAGAAAGTTGTCTATAAATACAAAAAAGTACTATTTCCATCAAATAGAAATAGTACCTTAAGGTGAATTTAGATATAAAAAAACCGCTCAACTAATGTAGCGGATAAAAGTTCAAAAATGGAGGAGGTAGAGGGATTCGAACCCCCGCGCGGTGTTACCCGCCTGTCGGTTTTCAAGACCGATCCCTTCAGCCAGACTTGGGTATACCTCCAAAATATAAAATGTCTTTTCGACAAAGATTAATTTACCACGGAATGAGATTTGCGTCAATAATTTTTTCGGGAAAATTATAAGCTGATTAAATAGAGAAAACGAGATATCCAAATTTATAGAGGATGTCTCGTTTTACTATTGATTTATTTTTTTGAGGCATAAACTTTATTCGATGAATTTTTTAAAAAGCTTAAAATATTTTCAATGAATGGTTCTGTTTTTTCGATTTGAGTCCAGTGCCCACATTCATTAAATACATGTAGTTGTGCGTGAGGTAGTAATTGAATTAATCGATAGCTTGTTTCTTCGATTGGAATCACTTGGTCATTCAGGCCATGGAAAATTAATGTTTCAATCTCAATTTGCTTAATCTGCTCATCTTCTAAAGCCATTTCATCTAACATTTTTTGACGCGGTTCCGGGAACATTGCCGAGAACGCATCTCTTACATCAGGGCGCATGCTCGCTTCATAGCGCATGCGAACAAGTTCCTCATTATTTGCAGCTGCTTGATCGTACGAGAACAATTTAATAAGCTCTTTCATTGTTTCTAAACTTGGTTCATAGCCCCACACACGGTCTAGACCATCAGAAATTGGATGCTTTGTGCCAACACTACCCATTAAGATTAATTTTTTTACTAAATCTGGTCTGCGATATGCGATATGAAGAGACAATGCACCACCAAATGAATTACCAACTAAATAAACGGGTTCATCAGCAACCTTTTCAATAAAGCCAATTAAGTGCTCCACCCATAGCTCAATATTGTAATTATTGTCTGCTAATTTATCGGTTTCACCAAAACCGATAACATCCGGCGCTAAAACTCTATACGATTCACTAAGACGTGGGATAACTAAACGCCAGTTTGCAAGTGCAGACACACCAGGTCCTGATCCATGTATTAAAATGATTGTTTCACTTCCAGTACCTTCTTCATGATAGTGTGTGTTAACACCATTGATATTTAAATAGTTTGAACTAATGTTCAATTCAGCCACTCCTTTTTTGTTAATTGTATTGAGAATTAATTAGAAAGTAGAAAACAAGGTCCATCTTTCTAATAAGTTATATTTCTAAGGTTTAACAAGTTCTCCAGATTTAATAGGAGTACCATATTGGAAGAATTCCTGCGGTAAGGTAGAACCATGCCAAATAATAGATTTTTCTAAATCTTTACCTTTCCATTCCACAGTTCTCCAAGAAGGATCAAAAATTTGATAGCCTGGGTCACCGAATAATTCTACACGGTTTCCACCTGGTTCCATTACATACAAGAATGCAGCTTGAGTTACGCCATGCTTACCTGGACCGGCTTCAATATTATAGCCAGCTTCAATTAATAGGTCTGCAACATCTGATAAATGCTGAGGGAATCCGTACCAATAGCAAATATGGTGCAGGCGACCTGATTCACCTAATGCATCGCCCATAATTGCAATGTCATGAACTAAATTACTTACACTTAACCATGCAGCTATGGAAGAATCGTCGTCCGCTACGATGCGTTCACGTAAGTTAAAACCAAGCACCTCTTTTAAGAACTCAACGTTTTTGTCAGTATCGCTTGCTAATAAGTTGATATGGTCTAAGCGACGAACCGGCACACCGCGATTTGGACGTTTTTGCGGGCGATTTAATAATGGTGTTTTTTGGTCTTCAGGGGCTTCATAATACTCAACATCCCATAGAAGCTCAATTTTATGACCGTCTGGAGTTGTAAATTGGTATGCACGACCGTGACCGACATCTCCTTCAATCCAACCAATCCCATATCCAGTTTTTTCGATTTCAGCTACACGGCGCTCTAATGCTTGAGCAGAAGTAGCTCTTAAAGCAATATGACCTAAACCAGCTTCATCATTTTCTGTAATGATTAACGTGTTATGGTAATGATCCTCGTAAGCACGCATATAAACTGAGTTACCTCGACGACCTACTTCATCCATACCAAGAATATTTTTGAAGAATTCTACCGATTCCTCTAATTTAGGGCTGTAAATTTCAAAGTGTGCAAGTTGTGCAACGTCAAACATAGGCTCTTTTGTCATATTAAATTCCTCCACTTTTCATAAGTTTATTTTTTATAGTAAAATTCATAGTTTTGAATTTACCAAGTCGGATGTCCTTTGAATCCAAGAATTGCGCTTCCGTATCCGGCCATTGCATCTTCGTATTGATGTGTTGGGTGAGCAGCAACGGTAAGAATATCTCGAACAAATCTTTCTGTTCCATCACTCTTGTAGACTGAGTTACCACCAAGCGTGATTAAAATACGAGTGGCCATTTCTGCAGAAGTTTTTGCAATATAGCCGCGAATTGCAAATAACTGTTCGCGTTCTTCTTCATCTAAAACGCGGATACCCTCATCCTGGTAACGGTGCAAGCGATCTGCATAATCTTTTGCTAAAGCTTTTAAAGCAGTTAGTTGTATATTTAATTCTGCAAGTGTCCGCTGTGCCGTACCTGCATTTTTTTCATTTGTATTATTGTTGAAAATACGAACACGATGTTCTGTTTTTTCTTTAAAGTTTCGTATTAAGCGTTCCACACCACCAATTGCTACATGTGAGAAACCAGCTAAGAAGAATGCAAGATAGGGAACATTGAAAATTTGGTAATCCGGTTCGTAATTGCCGTCCGGTGCAGTTGCCCCATTCACTACTCGAGTTACCGGAAAAACATAATTTGCTGGAACGTAGACATTATCTAACTTTACAGCGTTGCTGCCTGTTCCCCGTAAACCTAGGGAATCCCAGTTTTCAACAATTTCAAAATCTTTTTTATGGACAATAAACAGGCCAAATTCTGGTTCTGTCCCATCGTGCAATTGATGAATAGCGCCTAGTGCAACCCAGTCGCAGTATGGAATGCCGCTGCAGAAGTTCCATGTTCCTGATATACGATATCCTTCACCATCATTTACGACCTTACCAATCGGAGCAAATACATCGGCCATTAATTCCCCAGTGCCGAATAGCTCTTCCCGACCTTGTTTGTCTAAAAAAGCTGGCCAAGTTTCATGAATAATAGCAAAGTATGTTAACCATGCTGCTGAAACATTATAGTTCGCTACAGTTCGGATAATATCCCCAAATGTATAGTAGTCTAAATCTTGCCCACCATATGCTTTTGGTCTAAGTAACTTGTGGAAGCCGGCTTCTTTTACCTTTTCCATGACTTCATCCGGTAATTTTCTATCAAAATCAGTTTGATCTGCATATTTCTCTGCTAACTCACCTACTTCTTTTGCCTTTTGGAGTAGTTCTTCACGATTCAATGTCTTTTCAAGAAGTGCCAAAGAATTAATTGTCATATAAATCCTCCTTTTTAATTTGTAAGCGTTATCACAGCATCTTGTCGTACTGGTTATCTATTATTATAATTATCTGAATTTATTGAGATAGCTATTTAAAGTACGGAAAAACGTATTTTTTTAGAATATTTAGACTAAATACGTTTTATTAGGGTTGGGGGAATGAGTAATAATAGTTATTTAACGCTCTATTCATGCTGTTAATATTCTTTACTGATTTTAAAAAAAGCCTTAGAAAGTAAAAAATGCTACTTTCTAAGGCTTTAAGAACTTTTAAATTCATGGTAAGGGGGACTTTAAAATATAATTTGGTTTTTAACTTTTAATACTTTTAATGCCATATAGACAGAGAAAAGGCGCTTTGTATCATCTAAGCCAATATTTAAAATTTCGCTGATTTTAGATAAGCGGTACCTTAATCCACTAATAGACATGGAAAGAGCTTTCGCGGTTTTATTGATATTAATGCCATTCTCAATATAGGTATAAATCGTTTTTGTTAAATCGTAATCTTTGTCTATCTCCAATAATTTTCCTAATTGTTGCATTACAAAGCGATCGATTAGAACCTCGTCTTTAATTTGGAAAAGTACGCCTTCAATTTCCAGATCTTCATAGAAACAAATATGCTTTTCTGGGTTTTTTGCCTTTAACGCTGCCAATGTCTCGTTGTATAAAATATTGATTTGGCTCAAATCTTCTATAACCGTACTTGCTCCTATATAAAATTCGTAACTTTTAAAACGACGTAAGCAGTATTTTAGTAACTGGTTTATAAATGTGTGGGGCACTGTATTTAACCTTTTAAATGTTGGATATTCAATTAAGATAATGAGTTTATCGGTCTTTTGCGAGACAAGGGCATTAATATTTCTTTCATTTAAAAATAGGATAATTTGTCTGATCAACTCTTCGTTTACTTCTATTTCATCACTAATATTAGAATGATTTAATGTTCTTTCTAATGTAAGCAACCAATAGGATTCAGTAGGCGGAAAATTGAGGTAATGAGCAATTTTATAAATTTCATCTTGCTCTAATTTACCATCCAATACATCGCTTAAAAAACTTCGCTTTATATTCTGTTCCGTACCAATTTTAATATTTTCATTTAGTAAAATGACAGATGCTGTTAAAGCAGTTTTGTCGATAATCATGTATTCTAATTCCGTTGGTTTTTTCCCCGTCTGATATATAAATGAACAATAACCTTTAATTTGCTCTTCAAAATAAATAGGGGTTCTAAGTATTCCCAGTTCAGGTGTAATAGTTATAAATTCAGTAGTATCAATATCAATTTTTTCCAACTCAAAATCGATCATGACATCTGCTGATTTTATAATCACTTCATTCGTCTCGTTTTCAATGAATATTGGTAAACCGGTTGATTCATTTAATAGATTGACGATTTTTTGGAGCCCTTGCTTTGATAAAAGTGCATGGGTTAATTTTCGTTGAACTTCATTTGCTTGTTTTAAATAATCACGCTCTATTTTCAGTTTTGCTGTTATTTCGTCTAGCTCTTGAATTATGCTAGTTGACTGGTAATAGCTGTATTCGTGTTCTTGATGACCCCATTCTTCGAGAGGCATGCAAATTACTTTACATTGCTCATACCCCATTGCACGACACTCCACCTCTTTTACAAGAATGGTCTTTTCTAATACCGTGGATAAATAGCCACTTGCATAACCACATAGTGTATGGCAAATTGGACGATCACTTAAGTTCCCATCTGCCAAAAACTCATCGGCCTCAAAAGAATTCTCCCAAATAACGTCTATTTTTTTTAAATAATTCTTCTCATCATAATGAATGTCAGATACGCTTACTCGATCAACATAGCCGTGCAACATATGAAATTTTGTACCGCCTAAAATCAATTCCAGCTCATCCTCGTAGTGGTATAACTTTGCTTTTCTAGCATCGCTAACACCACAATGCCAACCATATCGAACAAAAACGCCTTTCGAGCGATCTTCTCCTATAATTGACAGTAGTTCTTTTTTTAATGCTGTTCTTGCAGTAGTTGGAATTGTTATCATTCGATCATAAAATGCTGTTAAAGCCTCATCTTTAGGTAAATGAAATACGTCATTTAAATTTTTTCGCTTTAAATTCATAATGATCCCCCTGGCTTAATTAAGTTTTTTAAACGATTTACGCTAAAAAAATTCAGAATTAGCTATTTAATGTGTGAATATTCTTTCTTTTCACTATGCTATCATTTATTTGTGAAGTTCTAAACGTTGAGTTTTTTGGACCTAGGGGGATTTATGTATTGAAAGTTTTAACCTGTAAAGTGTGGAAACTAATTTTCCAGAATTGTTTCCAGTTCAAATTTTTGAATATTTAAAATAATATCATCTATTAAAAGACAGGTAAATGCTACTTTCAACTTAAATTTGAGAGCGTTTACAAATTCTATGTCTTACTAGTTTTGACAAAAGGAGGATTAATGAATGTCAAATTTAAAAGTTGCTATTTTAGGCTCAGGTAATATCGGTACGGATTTAATGAAAAAAATAATGCGTTCATCCAACTTAGAATTAGTAGCAGTAATTGGTATTGATCCAGAATCAGATGGTTTACGCAAAGCGCATGAAGCTGGATTTCAAACCTTTCACACAGGGTTAGATGGATTTTTGGATGCCGGTGTGAAAGTTGAAGCTGTATTCGATGCGACAAGTGCCTATACACATATAAAGCATGCTGAACAATTACGGGCACATAACATCCGTGCCATTGACTTAACTCCTGCAGCAATTGGTCCGCTAATTGTACCTACTGTTAACCTTCATGCTCATCCAAATGCAGACAATGTAAATATGGTGACATGTGGAGGGCAAGCGACAATACCGATTATTCATGCAGTTTCCAAATTATATAATGTCGAGTATGCCGAAATCGTGGCAACTATTGCAAGTAAAAGTGCGGGTCCTGCAACTCGTGCAAACATCGATGAATTTATAGCGACAACTTCGCGGGCAATCGAGCTTGTAGGTGGTGCTAAGAAAGGAAGAACCGTTCTGATTTTAAACCCTGCGGAACCGCCGATTATGATGAATGACACCATTCATTTATTAGTGGATCGACCTGTAGAGGAAGATACTCTTTATGAAGCGCTAGTTCAAGCGGAACAAGCCGTTCAGCAGTATGTTCCCGGCTATCGTCTTAAGTCTCGCCCATTTGTGGAGGGGAATCGAATTTCAGTATTTTTAGAAGTTGCGGGTGCTGCAGACTACCTACCTGCTTTTGCTGGAAACTTAGATATTATTACAGCGGCATCGATTAAAATTGCCGAGGAATGGGCGAAGTCAAAAGCATTATTATAACGGGAGGGATTACTGATGAAACGAGATGTCATACTAACAGAGGTCGCTTTACGAGATGGCAGTCATGCGATGCGTCACCAATTCACAGAAGCCCAGGTGCGTGCTGCAGTTGCTGGTTTAGATGCAGCAAATATACCTTATATCGAAGTTGCACATGGTGATGGATTAGGTGGCTCAACGATTCAATATGGCCGCTCTTTAACAGATGAATTCAAATTAATTGAAGCGGCAGTAGAAACAGCAAAGCATGCAAAAATTGCGGTGTTATCATTACCTGGTATTGCAACGAAGCCGGATATTAAGCGAGCAGCCGATTTAGGTGTTTCGATGGTACGTGTAGCAACACATGTCACAGAGGCGGATGTATCTTTAAAACATCTTGCTTATGCGAAAGAGTTAGGCTTGGAAACAGTGGGGTTTTTAATGATGTCGCATATGGCAGAGTCAAGAGCAATTGTAGAACAGGCAAAAATTATGGTAAATGGCGGAGCAGATGTCATATATATTGTAGATTCTGCGGGTGCTTTATTACCAAATCAAGTAATGGATCGCGTACAGGCGTTAAAACAGGAAATTGCTGTACCGATAGGATTCCACGCGCATAATAATTTATCTTTAGCTGTTGCAAATTCATTGGCAGCAATTGAAGCCGGTGCTGAACGTATTGATGGTAGCATTCGTTGCTTAGGTGCGGGTGCCGGTAATACGCAAACAGAAGTTTTTGTTAGCGTACTAGATAAAATGGCCATTCAAACTGGGGTGGACCTTTATAAAATAATGGATGTTGCAGAGGAAATCATTGCGCCTATTTTACCGCAACCACAAGAGATTACGAGAGGCAGTCTTGTACTTGGTTATGCTGGAGTGTATTCAAGTTTCTTATTACATGCCCAAAAAGCAGCTGAAAAGTTCGGGGTTGATTCACGGGATATTTTAATGGAAATCGGTAGACGAAAAGCTGTAGGTGGCCAGGAAGATATGATTTTGGAAGTTGCAGCAGAGTTACAGAAAGCTTAATTAGAAATTGGAAATTATATTCAAATATACAATCTTAAATTTAAATGAGGAGGTTATAAAAATGGATGATCGTTTATTTAGAGATGCAATGGGGAAGTTTGCGACAGGTGTTACAGTAATTCTAACAGAAACAGAGGGTGAGCCACATGGTATGACAGCTAATGCTTTCATGTCTGTCTCACTTACACCGAAATTAGTTGTTATTTCAATTAAGGAAAATGCACGTATGCTTGCTAAGATTCAAGATTCAAAGAAATTTTCTGTTAACATATTGGCAGAAAATCAAGAAGATATTTCAAAAATATTTGCTGGGCAAATTAAAGACCAGCAAGTTTCATTTGAACGTTTAGCAGATGTTCCTGTTATTCCAGGAGCATTAGCACAAGTTTCGTGCGAGGTATCAGCTGAGTATATTGAAGGTGATCATACATTATTTATCGGTAAGGTAAATGATATTACGATTACAGATGGCGATCCATTGCTATACTTTGCAGGTAAATATCGTAATTTAAGTACATTAGTAGAGGCTTAATCTATTAAAAATAAACTTAGATTATAGAAAGGTAGGTTGTTGGATGAAGACGCATTTTATTAATAGTCAAAATTTGCACTTGATTCAAAAACAGGCAACTTCTTGCGTAATGGCACTCGGTTATTTTGATGGGATCCACCTTGGACATCAGCAAGTGATAAAGACAGCTCGTGAAGAAGCGAGTAAGCGCGGACTACCATTAGCAGTAATGAGTTTTCGTCCACATCCTATCGATGTTTTATCTAAGGGGCAAAGCATAGTACCGCACTTAACAACTCCTTGTGAAAAAGAAAAACGGCTTAAACAGCTTGGTGTTGATTTATTTTATCTGGTGGATTTTACATTGGCGTTTGCTGCGCTCACATCTAGTCAATTTGTAGAAGATTATTTAATGAAACTTGATGTTGTCCATGCAGTAGCAGGATTTGATTTTTCCTACGGTGTGAAGGGTGTAGCTAAACTCTCGCAAATAGTGGCTGATTCCAATGGGGAAATTACGGTTACGAAAGTAGAATGCATTGATTATGATGGTGAAAAAATCAGCTCAAGTGCGATTCGTCAACGTTTACTTGCGGCCGCTGTTCATGAAATCCCCCACTTCTTAGGAGATCACTTTAATTCCAAGGTGCATTGGGACGGTAATAAATTTCAGCAAATTGAAAAGACAATGTTGCCATCTGCAGGTATTTATAAAGTAATTTTAGAACTGCCGAATAAACAATTAAGAACATATATTTCAATTGATGCAGCAGGTCAAATCCAACGAATGGAACGGCAAAGACGTCTGCCAAAGGGGATTTTTTCTATTCACTGGTTGCAGCAAGTTGAAAAAGCGGTTCCATCAAAAGCAATTTAAATGAAAGGAGTAGTGAATATGACAGAGGGATTGATGTCAAAAGCTATAGAATTATTAGATAGGGCTTATGAAAAGCATACTTCCGTTTCAGAACCTCTTTCTATATTAAACCCTCTGATGACAATTGATGAGGCTTATGCAATTCAGATTCAGAGAGTTGAAGCAGCTACAAGCAAGGGTGAAGTGATTTCAGGGAAAAAAATTGGCTTAACATCTTTAGCAATGCAAAATTTACTAGGAGTGGACCAGCCAGACTATGGGCACCTTTTTCACTCAATGGAAGTTCCGAATGAAGGCATCGTTTCACTTAGTAAACTGTTTCAACCAAAAATTGAGGGTGAAATTGCCTTTGTACTAAAAAAAGATTTAGTAGGACCAAATGTTACAGTTGAGGATGTTTTAGATGCGACAGATTATGTAATAGCGGCCATTGAAATTGTAGATAGCCGAATTAAAGATTGGAAAATAAGTCTTGTAGATACAGTAGCGGATAATGCATCATGCGGATTATATGTACTAGGGTCAAAGAAAGTTAATGTGAACGATATTGATTTAAAAGCAATTCATATGGAACTTATAAAAAACGATGAATTAATTAATGAAGGAAAAGGGACGGATGTATTAGGGGATCCAGCATTTTGTGTTGCTTGGTTAGCGAATAAATTACATGAATACAACGTTACATTAAAATCTGGTGAAGTCATTTTATCTGGGGCTTTATCTGCTGCTGTTGTAGCAGAGCCTGGTGACAAATTTACAGCATCATTTAATACGCTTGGTGAAGTGAAAGTCCAATTTATCAAGTGAAAGTGATGATGTGAAATATTTAAAGGACATTCTAGAGTATAGTTCTGCTAGCGTTGGGAAAATTTAATTGAAGCAATTCATTGCAATTTGATAGCTTGCTTAGTATACTAATACTTGCCGTGCTAGATGGGGAGGTAGCGGTGCCCTGTAACTTGCAATCCGCTCTAGCAAGATTGAATTCCTTTTCTGAGGCTGTCCGTATTGTTTGGTCTGCCTTTTGCACGTAGTGTTGACGGTTGGGTCCTGCGCAATAAGTACCCATGAACCATGTCAGGTCCGGAAGGAAGCAGCATTAAGTGGTATCACTTATGTGCCGCGGGGTAGCCTAACCCGAGCTGGCGACAAGAGTAACGCTTATGTGCGGCAGTCGAAGAAAGGTGCACGGTATTAAATTACCATTTCAAACGCATCCATCATTTATTGGTGGGTGCGTTTTTTATATGAAAAAGAGAGTTTATTGCCCTCATTTCAAAAGAGATTATACGTAGTTTATGCTATACTTAATGTATGTATTTTTAAATGGAAGGGAGAGGGGAAAGGTTGACATATCAAGCGTTTTATCGTGTTTATAGACCCCAGTCATTTAGAGAAATGTCAGGTCAGACACATGTAAAGAGGACCCTTCAAAATGCTCTCCTCGCAAGCAAGACAACACATGCCTATTTATTTTCCGGTCCTCGAGGAACAGGGAAAACGAGTACAGCTAAAATTTTCGCGAAAGCATTGAACTGTGAAAATGCCCCGGCAAGTGAGCCATGCAATGAATGCCCTACATGTCTAAGTATTACTGAAGGTTCACATACAGATGTAATCGAATTTGATGCTGCTTCCAATTCAAGAGTGGAAGAAATGCGTGATATTA
This sequence is a window from Solibacillus isronensis. Protein-coding genes within it:
- a CDS encoding acetaldehyde dehydrogenase (acetylating); the protein is MSNLKVAILGSGNIGTDLMKKIMRSSNLELVAVIGIDPESDGLRKAHEAGFQTFHTGLDGFLDAGVKVEAVFDATSAYTHIKHAEQLRAHNIRAIDLTPAAIGPLIVPTVNLHAHPNADNVNMVTCGGQATIPIIHAVSKLYNVEYAEIVATIASKSAGPATRANIDEFIATTSRAIELVGGAKKGRTVLILNPAEPPIMMNDTIHLLVDRPVEEDTLYEALVQAEQAVQQYVPGYRLKSRPFVEGNRISVFLEVAGAADYLPAFAGNLDIITAASIKIAEEWAKSKALL
- a CDS encoding ATP-binding protein — its product is MESTQPYIKTTKLFLFMLLVGLLTAIGGEIKIIPFEEGPFRFGLGSIIFFFALLIRPLPIVSTGLLTALIVIFGRSLLDIFIYGQSFLTHIFEHLPAGAFYIVFALCFKLIPLDELKKQPLVLGLLATAFEVISNTIEHVLTDILLVSDQETFTSFLLFILVGLLRSYFVVGIYSMITMSEQKKQLKQLMTIHSELYVEALYLQKTMHQIEQLTANSYQLYKKLKSNELQLASEALHIAQEIHEVKKDNERIHAGLSKITTRNYPSNFLLSDLLSFIVEANENYATYLNKSISFTLICPDDFQTKDHIALFAILNNLMANAVEAIEESGYITLNVVVDQDMTSFIVEDNGVGIEAALIPIIFDAGYTSKFNEQGQGSTGIGLSHTKTIVENLQGNIHVTSDTSTCFVVQIPTKNIQKENY
- a CDS encoding catechol 2,3-dioxygenase translates to MTKEPMFDVAQLAHFEIYSPKLEESVEFFKNILGMDEVGRRGNSVYMRAYEDHYHNTLIITENDEAGLGHIALRATSAQALERRVAEIEKTGYGIGWIEGDVGHGRAYQFTTPDGHKIELLWDVEYYEAPEDQKTPLLNRPQKRPNRGVPVRRLDHINLLASDTDKNVEFLKEVLGFNLRERIVADDDSSIAAWLSVSNLVHDIAIMGDALGESGRLHHICYWYGFPQHLSDVADLLIEAGYNIEAGPGKHGVTQAAFLYVMEPGGNRVELFGDPGYQIFDPSWRTVEWKGKDLEKSIIWHGSTLPQEFFQYGTPIKSGELVKP
- the dmpG gene encoding 4-hydroxy-2-oxovalerate aldolase — protein: MKRDVILTEVALRDGSHAMRHQFTEAQVRAAVAGLDAANIPYIEVAHGDGLGGSTIQYGRSLTDEFKLIEAAVETAKHAKIAVLSLPGIATKPDIKRAADLGVSMVRVATHVTEADVSLKHLAYAKELGLETVGFLMMSHMAESRAIVEQAKIMVNGGADVIYIVDSAGALLPNQVMDRVQALKQEIAVPIGFHAHNNLSLAVANSLAAIEAGAERIDGSIRCLGAGAGNTQTEVFVSVLDKMAIQTGVDLYKIMDVAEEIIAPILPQPQEITRGSLVLGYAGVYSSFLLHAQKAAEKFGVDSRDILMEIGRRKAVGGQEDMILEVAAELQKA
- a CDS encoding acyl-CoA dehydrogenase family protein; this translates as MTINSLALLEKTLNREELLQKAKEVGELAEKYADQTDFDRKLPDEVMEKVKEAGFHKLLRPKAYGGQDLDYYTFGDIIRTVANYNVSAAWLTYFAIIHETWPAFLDKQGREELFGTGELMADVFAPIGKVVNDGEGYRISGTWNFCSGIPYCDWVALGAIHQLHDGTEPEFGLFIVHKKDFEIVENWDSLGLRGTGSNAVKLDNVYVPANYVFPVTRVVNGATAPDGNYEPDYQIFNVPYLAFFLAGFSHVAIGGVERLIRNFKEKTEHRVRIFNNNTNEKNAGTAQRTLAELNIQLTALKALAKDYADRLHRYQDEGIRVLDEEEREQLFAIRGYIAKTSAEMATRILITLGGNSVYKSDGTERFVRDILTVAAHPTHQYEDAMAGYGSAILGFKGHPTW
- a CDS encoding flavin reductase family protein — protein: MDDRLFRDAMGKFATGVTVILTETEGEPHGMTANAFMSVSLTPKLVVISIKENARMLAKIQDSKKFSVNILAENQEDISKIFAGQIKDQQVSFERLADVPVIPGALAQVSCEVSAEYIEGDHTLFIGKVNDITITDGDPLLYFAGKYRNLSTLVEA
- a CDS encoding FAD synthetase family protein, whose protein sequence is MKTHFINSQNLHLIQKQATSCVMALGYFDGIHLGHQQVIKTAREEASKRGLPLAVMSFRPHPIDVLSKGQSIVPHLTTPCEKEKRLKQLGVDLFYLVDFTLAFAALTSSQFVEDYLMKLDVVHAVAGFDFSYGVKGVAKLSQIVADSNGEITVTKVECIDYDGEKISSSAIRQRLLAAAVHEIPHFLGDHFNSKVHWDGNKFQQIEKTMLPSAGIYKVILELPNKQLRTYISIDAAGQIQRMERQRRLPKGIFSIHWLQQVEKAVPSKAI
- a CDS encoding helix-turn-helix domain-containing protein, translated to MNLKRKNLNDVFHLPKDEALTAFYDRMITIPTTARTALKKELLSIIGEDRSKGVFVRYGWHCGVSDARKAKLYHYEDELELILGGTKFHMLHGYVDRVSVSDIHYDEKNYLKKIDVIWENSFEADEFLADGNLSDRPICHTLCGYASGYLSTVLEKTILVKEVECRAMGYEQCKVICMPLEEWGHQEHEYSYYQSTSIIQELDEITAKLKIERDYLKQANEVQRKLTHALLSKQGLQKIVNLLNESTGLPIFIENETNEVIIKSADVMIDFELEKIDIDTTEFITITPELGILRTPIYFEEQIKGYCSFIYQTGKKPTELEYMIIDKTALTASVILLNENIKIGTEQNIKRSFLSDVLDGKLEQDEIYKIAHYLNFPPTESYWLLTLERTLNHSNISDEIEVNEELIRQIILFLNERNINALVSQKTDKLIILIEYPTFKRLNTVPHTFINQLLKYCLRRFKSYEFYIGASTVIEDLSQINILYNETLAALKAKNPEKHICFYEDLEIEGVLFQIKDEVLIDRFVMQQLGKLLEIDKDYDLTKTIYTYIENGININKTAKALSMSISGLRYRLSKISEILNIGLDDTKRLFSVYMALKVLKVKNQIIF
- a CDS encoding alpha/beta fold hydrolase, which encodes MNISSNYLNINGVNTHYHEEGTGSETIILIHGSGPGVSALANWRLVIPRLSESYRVLAPDVIGFGETDKLADNNYNIELWVEHLIGFIEKVADEPVYLVGNSFGGALSLHIAYRRPDLVKKLILMGSVGTKHPISDGLDRVWGYEPSLETMKELIKLFSYDQAAANNEELVRMRYEASMRPDVRDAFSAMFPEPRQKMLDEMALEDEQIKQIEIETLIFHGLNDQVIPIEETSYRLIQLLPHAQLHVFNECGHWTQIEKTEPFIENILSFLKNSSNKVYASKK